A DNA window from Actinokineospora baliensis contains the following coding sequences:
- a CDS encoding mycothiol transferase: MTDTPWEPPLAGTEAEHLTGALDRLRTTFRWKADGLSADGLSTRIGASTLTIGTLLRHLAVVEDHIFTVRLTGTPWTGDPHWGFGPTDATPAEHYAQWDQAVARARTRLAAALADGGLDQLVHLSDGDGNHVSLRRLVCDLIEEYGRHAGHADLLREAIDGRVGEDPPPGWRAES, encoded by the coding sequence ATGACCGACACCCCCTGGGAGCCCCCGCTCGCGGGCACCGAGGCCGAACACCTCACCGGCGCACTCGACCGCCTGCGCACCACGTTCCGCTGGAAAGCCGACGGCCTCTCCGCCGACGGCCTGTCCACCCGGATCGGCGCGTCGACCCTGACCATCGGCACCCTGCTACGCCACCTGGCCGTCGTCGAAGACCACATCTTCACCGTCCGCCTCACCGGCACCCCCTGGACCGGCGACCCGCACTGGGGATTCGGCCCGACCGACGCCACACCCGCCGAGCACTACGCCCAGTGGGACCAGGCTGTCGCCCGCGCTCGAACACGCCTTGCTGCGGCGCTGGCCGACGGGGGCTTGGACCAGCTGGTTCATCTCTCCGATGGGGACGGCAACCACGTCAGCCTCCGGCGTCTGGTGTGCGACTTGATCGAGGAGTACGGGCGCCACGCCGGCCACGCGGACCTCTTGCGGGAAGCCATTGACGGGCGAGTGGGCGAGGACCCGCCCCCTGGCTGGCGCGCCGAGTCCTGA
- a CDS encoding helix-turn-helix domain-containing protein, whose product MVTDDDAVLAAVGPRLRALRKSRGTTLTQLAETTGISVSTLSRLESGERKPNLELLLPLARAYQVPLDDLVGAPPVGDPRVRLKPIKHADAVIVPLTQHPGGLQAFKMVIPTTRSEPDPRTHSGYEWLYVLSGTLRLVLAEHDILVKTGEAAEFDTRLPHWFGSTGTAPVEILSLFGPQGERMHVRAKPRGE is encoded by the coding sequence ATGGTTACCGACGACGACGCGGTGCTGGCCGCCGTGGGCCCCCGGCTGCGGGCGCTGCGCAAGAGCCGGGGCACCACGCTGACCCAGCTGGCCGAGACCACCGGCATCTCGGTCAGCACCCTGTCCCGGCTGGAGTCCGGCGAGCGCAAGCCCAACCTGGAGCTGCTGCTCCCGCTCGCCCGCGCCTACCAGGTCCCGCTCGACGACCTCGTCGGCGCGCCACCGGTCGGCGACCCCAGGGTGCGGCTCAAGCCGATCAAACACGCCGACGCGGTGATCGTGCCGCTCACCCAACACCCCGGCGGACTGCAGGCGTTCAAGATGGTCATCCCGACCACCCGCAGCGAACCCGACCCGCGCACCCACTCCGGCTACGAGTGGCTCTACGTGCTCAGCGGCACCCTGCGGCTCGTCCTCGCCGAACACGACATCCTCGTCAAAACCGGCGAAGCCGCCGAGTTCGACACCCGCCTCCCGCACTGGTTCGGCTCGACCGGCACCGCGCCCGTGGAGATCCTCAGCCTCTTCGGCCCGCAAGGCGAACGCATGCACGTGCGCGCCAAGCCCCGAGGCGAGTGA